Part of the Novosphingobium sp. KA1 genome is shown below.
CTGGCCCTTGCCATCGTAGCCGTCGCGCCGGGTCTTGAGGATGCCGGGGGTGCCGATCTCGGCCATCGCCGCGGCCAGATCAGCGGCATTGTCGACCGCAAAGAACGGGGCAGGCGTGCCGCCAAGCTCGGTGACGAAGCGCTTCTCGTTCAGCCGGTCCTGCGCGGTTTCCAGTGCGAGGGGCCCCGCCAGCAGCGGAGTCGCCCCCAGCGCCGCCAGTGGGGCGACCGGCACGTTCTCGAACTCGTACGTGACGACGGCGCAGTCGGCGGCGAACTTCGCCATCGCCTCGCCATCGTCCCAGGCAGCGCAAGTGAAGGCCGCGCTGACTTCGGCGGCGATCGAATCGGCCTCAGGCGCATAGATATGGCAGCGGTAGCCCAGCTGCGCTGCCGCCATCGCGATCATCCGGCCAAGCTGGCCGCCGCCGAGAATGCCGATGGTTTCGCCGGGGGGAATCATGACGCCGTTACTCGATCTATCAGGAAGGACGGATTGCCACGCTGTCGGTCTGCGCGGCCCGGAAAGCCTTGAGCCGCTGCGCCAGCGCCTCGTCGGTGGTGGCCAGGATCGCGGCGGCCAGCAAACCGGCGTTGGCCGCCCCCGCTTCGCCGATGGCCAGCGTGCCGACCGGAATGCCGGCCGGCATCTGCACGATCGAGAGCAGGCTGTCCTGCCCCGACAGCGCCTTGGACTGCACCGGCACGCCCAGCACCGGCAAGTGCGTGAGCGCGGCGACCATGCCCGGCAGATGCGCGGCGCCGCCGGCACCGGCGATCACCACCTTGAAGCCTTCGTCGGCCGCGCCCTTGGCGAAATCCACCATGCGCTCGGGCGTGCG
Proteins encoded:
- the purE gene encoding 5-(carboxyamino)imidazole ribonucleotide mutase; this translates as MSAVVPVAIIMGSQSDWPTMGKAAEMLDKLGVAYDARIVSAHRTPERMVDFAKGAADEGFKVVIAGAGGAAHLPGMVAALTHLPVLGVPVQSKALSGQDSLLSIVQMPAGIPVGTLAIGEAGAANAGLLAAAILATTDEALAQRLKAFRAAQTDSVAIRPS